One part of the Macaca mulatta isolate MMU2019108-1 chromosome 6, T2T-MMU8v2.0, whole genome shotgun sequence genome encodes these proteins:
- the IGIP gene encoding IgA-inducing protein homolog yields MCSYYHMKKRSVSGCNITIFAVMFSHLSAGNSPCGNQANVLCISRLEFVQYQS; encoded by the coding sequence atgtgcagttatTATCACATGAAGAAACGCAGTGTGTCGGGCTGTAATATTACCATATTTGCTGTCATGTTCTCCCATCTAAGTGCTGGGAATTCACCATGTGGAAACCAAGCAAACGTGTTGTGCATCAGCCGGCTTGAGTTTGTTCAATATCAAAGCTGA